In one Nocardioides luteus genomic region, the following are encoded:
- a CDS encoding cation transporter, translating into MSAARSAEVVLARPAAERRRAVLVRRVRLLVAFTIAYNVVEAIVALVAGVGASSAALVGFGLDSVIEVTSAVAVAWQFGGGNHESRERTALRVIACSFFALAAFVSFDAVTAFATRQAAEHSSVGIGMAVLSLLVMPLASWVQRRTGTELGSRSAVADSKQTLLCTYMSAALLLGLVLNSLLGWWWADSLAALTIAAVAVREGVNAWRGEVCCSPVEAFIDDGRPDDGCDCC; encoded by the coding sequence GTGAGTGCGGCCCGCTCCGCGGAGGTGGTCCTCGCCCGACCGGCCGCCGAGCGGAGAAGGGCCGTGCTCGTACGCCGGGTGCGGCTGCTGGTGGCCTTCACCATCGCGTACAACGTGGTCGAGGCGATCGTCGCGCTCGTCGCCGGTGTGGGGGCGAGCTCGGCCGCGCTGGTCGGATTCGGTCTCGACTCGGTGATCGAGGTCACTTCCGCGGTCGCCGTCGCCTGGCAGTTCGGGGGCGGCAACCACGAGAGCCGCGAGCGGACCGCGTTGCGCGTGATCGCCTGCTCGTTCTTCGCGCTCGCCGCCTTCGTGAGCTTCGACGCCGTCACCGCGTTCGCCACCCGCCAGGCGGCGGAGCACTCGAGTGTCGGAATCGGCATGGCCGTGCTGAGCCTGCTGGTCATGCCGCTGGCCTCATGGGTGCAGCGGCGTACGGGCACCGAGCTCGGTTCACGCTCGGCCGTCGCCGACTCCAAGCAGACCCTTCTGTGCACCTACATGTCGGCCGCGCTCCTGCTCGGTCTGGTGCTGAACAGCCTCCTTGGCTGGTGGTGGGCCGACTCCCTCGCCGCGCTGACGATCGCCGCCGTCGCCGTCCGGGAGGGCGTGAACGCCTGGCGAGGCGAGGTCTGCTGTTCCCCGGTAGAGGCGTTCATCGACGACGGCCGGCCCGACGACGGTTGTGACTGCTGCTGA
- a CDS encoding HAD family hydrolase, translating into MDEAEVRAVLFDLQDTLVPSGHPAEHDAVSRAMGADLGVDPVAFAAAVTDTFDERVRGLMADVHHTVRYLARRVGGSPTESQVESAITRRLNYALSLHAATWALPALKSLRKRGFKLGLVADCGAETVAIWPQSPLADHLDAVSFSCQTGVRKPDSGAYLVAAAALEVRTSECVYVGDGADRELSGAEAVGMRSVRFRARGHDEIEEEEGVAFDLDPEWSGPTISDLSELVGMVGVPMPRDGSESRTFVSGNVVPWGSKRSSR; encoded by the coding sequence ATGGATGAGGCCGAGGTGCGTGCGGTCCTCTTCGACCTGCAGGACACGCTCGTCCCGAGTGGTCATCCTGCCGAGCACGACGCGGTGTCCAGGGCGATGGGCGCGGACCTCGGCGTCGACCCCGTCGCGTTCGCGGCTGCGGTCACCGACACCTTCGACGAGCGCGTACGCGGCCTGATGGCCGACGTGCATCACACGGTGCGCTACCTGGCCAGACGGGTCGGCGGGTCGCCGACCGAGTCTCAGGTGGAGAGCGCGATCACGCGCCGGCTGAACTACGCGCTCTCGCTCCACGCCGCCACCTGGGCGCTGCCCGCACTGAAGTCGCTGCGCAAACGAGGGTTCAAGCTCGGTCTCGTCGCCGACTGCGGGGCGGAGACGGTCGCGATCTGGCCGCAGAGCCCGCTCGCCGACCACCTGGACGCGGTCTCGTTCTCCTGTCAGACGGGCGTACGCAAGCCCGACTCGGGCGCCTACCTCGTCGCCGCGGCGGCGCTGGAGGTGCGGACCAGCGAGTGCGTCTACGTCGGTGACGGTGCCGACCGCGAGCTGAGCGGCGCCGAGGCGGTCGGGATGCGGTCGGTGCGATTCCGGGCCAGGGGGCACGACGAGATCGAGGAGGAGGAGGGCGTCGCGTTCGACCTCGATCCCGAGTGGAGCGGGCCGACTATCAGCGACCTGTCCGAGCTCGTCGGAATGGTCGGGGTCCCGATGCCGCGCGACGGGTCCGAATCGCGGACGTTCGTCTCCGGAAATGTGGTGCCGTGGGGGTCGAAGCGATCATCCCGCTGA
- a CDS encoding urea amidolyase associated protein UAAP1, giving the protein MALAADHSTDTVLNARADARAQGGQVSDWMPYLPASSSPFCPDDVDPESLTWAETVAPGSYTHKVLARGTRFRLEDPTGEACAHTLVYNALEPTERLNVADTQKIPWQAYLGAGHPLLSGDGRVLATILTDTSGRHDAFCGTSTAAWNALRYGTALPEGPAPAGRDLFVKAAAKHGLGPADVPPSVSFFQGVRVASDGAFDWVGSSGAGTSVELVAELPLIVLIANVPHPRDPRPEYIVGPLRVHAWRTPETTPTTPADERFDASPEVRRAYLNTLDYAEARGL; this is encoded by the coding sequence GTGGCGCTAGCTGCAGACCACAGCACGGACACGGTGCTGAACGCACGGGCAGATGCTCGCGCGCAAGGGGGGCAGGTCAGCGACTGGATGCCGTACCTACCGGCCTCGTCGAGCCCGTTCTGCCCGGACGACGTCGACCCGGAGAGCCTCACCTGGGCCGAGACGGTCGCGCCCGGCAGCTACACCCACAAGGTGCTCGCCCGAGGCACCCGGTTCCGGCTCGAGGACCCGACCGGCGAGGCCTGTGCCCACACGCTCGTCTACAACGCCCTCGAGCCGACCGAGCGACTCAACGTCGCCGACACCCAGAAGATCCCGTGGCAGGCCTACCTCGGTGCCGGCCACCCGCTGCTCTCCGGTGACGGCCGGGTGCTCGCCACGATCCTCACCGACACCTCGGGACGCCACGACGCGTTCTGCGGGACGAGCACCGCCGCCTGGAACGCGCTGCGCTACGGCACCGCGCTGCCCGAGGGGCCTGCTCCGGCGGGCCGTGACCTCTTCGTGAAGGCGGCTGCCAAGCACGGACTCGGGCCGGCCGACGTACCTCCCTCGGTCTCGTTCTTCCAGGGAGTGCGCGTCGCCTCGGACGGCGCCTTCGACTGGGTCGGCTCGTCAGGCGCCGGGACCTCGGTCGAGCTCGTGGCCGAGCTGCCCCTGATCGTGCTGATCGCCAACGTCCCGCATCCGCGGGACCCACGTCCGGAGTACATCGTCGGGCCGCTGCGCGTGCACGCCTGGCGTACGCCGGAGACCACCCCGACCACCCCGGCGGACGAGCGTTTCGACGCCTCTCCCGAGGTGCGGCGGGCGTACCTGAACACACTCGACTATGCGGAGGCTCGGGGCCTGTGA
- a CDS encoding urea amidolyase associated protein UAAP2 — protein sequence MATYLTPDGQLVSSVPVGASYADGSPLEWGDPLVPGAVVLDEQVAPRASWSGVVRAGQVLTIVDVGGNQSGDCLLYNAHDTDERYSAPDTLAWQDNAYIRTGTVLRSNHGRALMTVVGNEIDRQDTIGGACSRESNTLRYGHHVMYHHGCRENFLTEGAKHGLGMRDIVSNINWFMNVPVEEDGALGIVDGMSAPGKRVALRAEIDTLVLISNCPQMNNPCNDFNPTPLRMIVSEPDVDYEADA from the coding sequence GTGGCCACCTACCTGACGCCCGACGGCCAGCTGGTCTCCAGCGTGCCGGTCGGTGCGTCGTACGCAGACGGCAGCCCACTGGAGTGGGGTGACCCGCTGGTGCCGGGTGCCGTCGTGCTGGACGAGCAGGTCGCTCCGCGGGCGTCGTGGTCGGGTGTCGTACGTGCCGGGCAGGTGCTGACGATCGTCGATGTCGGGGGCAACCAGTCGGGTGACTGCCTGCTCTACAACGCGCACGACACCGACGAGCGCTACAGCGCGCCGGACACGCTCGCCTGGCAGGACAACGCCTACATCCGCACCGGGACGGTGCTGCGCAGCAACCACGGTCGTGCCCTGATGACCGTCGTCGGCAACGAGATCGACCGACAGGACACCATCGGTGGCGCGTGCTCGCGGGAGTCCAACACGCTGCGCTACGGGCACCACGTGATGTATCACCACGGCTGCCGGGAGAACTTCCTGACCGAGGGGGCCAAGCACGGCCTCGGCATGCGCGACATCGTCTCCAACATCAACTGGTTCATGAACGTGCCCGTGGAGGAGGACGGCGCCCTCGGCATCGTCGACGGCATGTCGGCGCCCGGCAAGCGGGTCGCGCTGCGTGCCGAGATCGACACGCTCGTGCTCATCTCCAACTGCCCGCAGATGAACAACCCCTGCAACGACTTCAACCCGACGCCGCTGCGGATGATCGTCTCCGAGCCGGACGTGGACTACGAGGCCGACGCATGA
- the uca gene encoding urea carboxylase, whose product MTFGPDTGLSVDTVLVANRGEIARRVMRSARELGMRTVAVFSEADRAAPHVREADEAVCLGSAPARDSYLRGDLIIAAALRTGAGLLHPGYGFLSESAAFAREVEAAGLRFVGPTPEQISAFGEKHSARRLAENAGVPMLAGTGLLSGPDEAAEEAARIGLPVMVKATGGGGGIGMTACSSEEDVRVAFERVARLAQTSFGTAGVFLERLVRPARHVEVQIFGDGEGQVAVLGDRDCSLQRRNQKVIEEAPAPALPEHVRTVLHDSARQLAKSVSYRSAGTVEFVYDPGREQISFLEMNTRLQVEHAVTEQVMGIDIVALMLRLARDGVSALPDELFRKCPPPQAYAVEARVYAEDPAKDSMPSSGLVTRTILPEPSDTVRVDSWIETGLEVSPHYDPLLAKVIATGATRDEALDTLGSALAQTRIDGIVTNVSALRAMTTYPELRSATHSTSTLPERAKDGSGGDPDPRIDVLDPGVLTTVQDLPGRVGYWQVGVPPSGPFDPVSFAEANLAVGNHRGAPGLEVTVPLATGRTTAGGPTLVFSDPAVVCVTGAPMPVSVDGVPAPQWEPIELPAGATLKLGRTDGPGLRAYIAVRGGLDVPDYLGSASTFTLGGFGGHAGRTLQRGDVLRPGTAVDPQAQPAATPVSRRPALTNSWEIGVTEGPHGAPEFFTRADLDQLYSASYRVHHNSARTGVRLIGPKPTWARADGGEAGLHPSNIHDTPYTVGSLDFTGDTPIILGPDGPSLGGFVCPAVVASGELWKIGQLRPGDAVRFVPVREGKAAGLINHRASLSVVGGAGGDGDDGVLGRLPRTPARPEVTYRRSGDNSVLVEYGPMTLDLGLRMRVHALQSALAEHAPPGIIDVTPGIRSLQVHTDSSVLRAGQVAGLLRELEEDLPASSELTVPSRRVRLPLSWDDPATREAIERYTAGVRDDAPWAPWNIEFIRRINGLSSVEDVHRTVFDASYLVLGLGDVYLGAPVATPLDPRHRLVTTKYNPARTWTAENSVGIGGAYMCIYGMEGPGGYQLVGRTTQVFNRFRRSTSAGGLFHDDPWALRFFDRIEWYPVSADELLELRAEVDAGRGEFETEEGTFSIKDYDRFLTANADSIAAFRDQQSAAFDEERERWKVAGEFDICDRLDARGDPSEVEVPAGCVPVTAPFTSTVWKVVASRGSRLAQDDPLMVVEAMKMEASVPVPVAGEVAEIYVKPGEQIVPGQVIAAVRPLDGSGS is encoded by the coding sequence ATGACGTTTGGCCCAGATACCGGACTGTCCGTCGACACCGTCCTGGTCGCCAACCGAGGGGAGATCGCCCGCCGGGTGATGCGCTCCGCGCGCGAGCTCGGGATGCGTACGGTTGCGGTCTTCTCCGAGGCCGACCGGGCGGCACCACACGTGCGGGAGGCCGACGAGGCCGTCTGTCTGGGCTCCGCGCCCGCACGGGACTCCTATCTCCGAGGCGATCTGATCATCGCAGCAGCCCTGCGCACCGGCGCGGGGCTGCTCCATCCCGGCTACGGCTTCCTGTCCGAGAGCGCTGCCTTCGCCCGCGAGGTGGAGGCAGCGGGCCTTCGGTTCGTCGGCCCGACGCCCGAGCAGATCAGCGCCTTCGGCGAGAAGCACTCGGCCCGCCGGCTCGCCGAGAACGCCGGCGTGCCGATGCTGGCCGGAACGGGGCTGCTGTCCGGTCCGGACGAGGCGGCCGAGGAGGCGGCCCGGATCGGGCTGCCCGTGATGGTCAAGGCCACCGGCGGCGGTGGCGGTATCGGGATGACCGCGTGCAGCTCGGAGGAGGACGTCCGGGTCGCCTTCGAGCGCGTCGCGCGGCTGGCCCAGACCAGCTTCGGGACCGCCGGGGTGTTCCTGGAACGCCTGGTGCGGCCGGCCCGGCACGTCGAGGTGCAGATCTTCGGCGACGGGGAGGGACAGGTCGCCGTGCTCGGCGACCGCGACTGCTCGCTGCAGCGCCGCAACCAGAAGGTGATCGAGGAGGCGCCCGCGCCTGCTCTTCCCGAGCACGTGCGTACCGTCCTGCACGACTCCGCGCGCCAGCTCGCCAAGTCGGTCTCCTACCGCTCGGCCGGCACCGTGGAGTTCGTCTACGACCCGGGCCGCGAGCAGATCTCCTTCCTGGAGATGAACACCCGCCTCCAGGTCGAGCACGCCGTCACCGAGCAGGTGATGGGCATCGACATCGTCGCGCTCATGCTGCGGCTGGCCCGCGACGGGGTCAGCGCCCTGCCCGACGAGCTGTTCCGCAAGTGCCCTCCACCCCAGGCGTACGCCGTCGAAGCACGTGTCTACGCCGAGGACCCGGCCAAGGACTCGATGCCGTCCTCCGGCTTGGTCACCCGGACGATCCTGCCGGAGCCGTCCGACACGGTCAGGGTGGACTCCTGGATCGAGACCGGGCTCGAGGTCTCGCCCCACTACGACCCGCTGCTCGCCAAGGTGATCGCCACCGGGGCGACCCGCGACGAGGCGCTGGACACGCTGGGCTCCGCGCTCGCGCAGACCCGGATCGACGGGATCGTCACCAACGTCTCCGCGTTGCGCGCGATGACGACCTACCCCGAGCTCCGCTCGGCCACGCACTCGACCTCGACCCTCCCGGAACGTGCCAAGGACGGCAGCGGGGGTGACCCGGACCCGCGCATCGACGTCCTCGACCCGGGTGTGCTCACCACCGTCCAGGACCTTCCCGGGCGGGTGGGCTACTGGCAGGTCGGCGTACCTCCGTCGGGTCCGTTCGACCCGGTCTCCTTCGCCGAGGCCAACCTGGCGGTCGGCAACCACCGGGGCGCGCCGGGCCTCGAGGTCACGGTGCCGCTGGCAACGGGCCGGACGACGGCCGGGGGGCCGACGCTGGTCTTCTCCGATCCCGCCGTCGTCTGTGTGACCGGTGCCCCCATGCCGGTCAGCGTCGACGGCGTCCCTGCCCCGCAGTGGGAGCCGATCGAGCTCCCCGCGGGGGCGACGTTGAAGCTGGGCCGCACCGACGGGCCGGGGCTGCGGGCCTACATCGCGGTCCGAGGTGGCCTGGACGTGCCCGACTATCTGGGCAGCGCCTCGACGTTCACGCTCGGCGGGTTCGGCGGCCACGCCGGGCGTACGCTGCAGCGCGGTGACGTGCTCCGCCCCGGCACCGCGGTCGACCCGCAGGCGCAGCCGGCGGCGACGCCGGTGTCGCGGCGGCCGGCCCTGACCAACAGCTGGGAGATCGGTGTCACCGAGGGCCCGCACGGGGCCCCGGAGTTCTTCACGCGCGCCGACCTGGACCAGCTCTACTCGGCGAGCTACCGGGTGCATCACAACTCGGCCCGCACCGGCGTACGCCTGATCGGGCCGAAGCCGACCTGGGCCCGTGCCGACGGTGGCGAGGCCGGGCTGCACCCCTCGAACATCCACGACACGCCCTACACGGTGGGTTCGCTCGACTTCACCGGCGACACCCCGATCATCCTCGGCCCCGACGGGCCGTCGCTGGGCGGCTTCGTCTGCCCGGCGGTCGTCGCCAGCGGGGAGCTGTGGAAGATCGGGCAACTGCGTCCGGGGGACGCAGTTCGGTTTGTGCCGGTGCGCGAGGGCAAGGCTGCCGGGCTGATCAACCACCGTGCTTCCCTGTCGGTGGTCGGCGGCGCGGGCGGCGACGGCGACGACGGCGTCCTGGGCCGCCTGCCCCGGACACCGGCGAGGCCCGAGGTCACCTATCGGCGCAGCGGTGACAACTCCGTGCTGGTCGAGTACGGGCCGATGACGCTCGACCTGGGTCTCCGGATGCGGGTGCACGCGCTGCAGTCGGCGCTGGCGGAGCACGCGCCGCCGGGCATCATCGACGTCACGCCCGGGATCCGGTCGCTGCAGGTGCACACCGACTCCTCGGTCCTGCGTGCCGGCCAGGTCGCGGGACTCCTGCGCGAGCTGGAGGAGGACCTGCCTGCCAGCTCCGAGCTGACCGTGCCCTCACGGCGGGTGCGGCTGCCGCTGTCCTGGGACGACCCGGCGACCCGGGAGGCGATCGAGCGCTACACCGCCGGCGTACGCGACGACGCGCCGTGGGCGCCGTGGAACATCGAGTTCATCCGCCGGATCAACGGGCTCTCCTCGGTCGAGGACGTCCACCGGACCGTCTTCGACGCCTCGTACCTGGTCCTCGGGCTGGGGGACGTCTATCTCGGGGCGCCGGTCGCGACCCCGCTGGACCCGCGCCACCGGCTGGTGACGACGAAGTACAACCCGGCGCGCACCTGGACGGCGGAGAACTCCGTCGGCATCGGCGGCGCCTACATGTGCATCTACGGGATGGAGGGGCCGGGCGGCTATCAGCTGGTCGGCCGGACGACTCAGGTGTTCAACCGTTTTCGGCGCTCCACCTCGGCCGGCGGGCTCTTCCACGACGACCCGTGGGCGCTGCGGTTCTTCGACCGGATCGAGTGGTACCCGGTCTCCGCCGACGAGCTCCTCGAGCTGCGGGCGGAGGTCGACGCCGGGCGCGGCGAGTTCGAGACCGAGGAGGGCACCTTCTCGATCAAGGACTACGACCGCTTCCTGACCGCCAACGCGGACTCGATCGCAGCCTTCCGTGACCAGCAGTCCGCGGCCTTCGACGAGGAGCGCGAGCGTTGGAAGGTGGCGGGAGAGTTCGACATCTGCGACCGCCTCGACGCCCGGGGCGACCCGTCGGAGGTCGAGGTGCCGGCGGGGTGCGTGCCGGTGACCGCACCGTTCACCTCGACCGTCTGGAAGGTCGTCGCGAGCCGCGGGTCGCGGCTGGCGCAGGACGATCCGCTGATGGTCGTCGAGGCGATGAAGATGGAGGCGAGCGTCCCGGTCCCGGTCGCCGGCGAGGTGGCCGAGATCTACGTGAAGCCGGGGGAGCAGATCGTCCCGGGGCAGGTCATCGCCGCCGTGCGACCTCTCGACGGGTCCGGATCTTGA
- a CDS encoding allophanate hydrolase: protein MIHSLPGGAVDRAADALDRIEASDRPEIWISLRTRDDLLEEAAAIDAKVAGGEILPLAGRLLAVKDNIDVRGLSTTAGAPSYAYSPSADATAVARLRAAGALVVGKTNLDQFATGLVGTRSPYGAVRNAWDPTRISGGSSSGSAVAVALGLVDLALGTDTAGSGRVPAALNGIVGVKPSRGLVPVTGVVPACYTLDCVTVFARDLGSARAAAELMAGPDPTDPLSRTLPADAGLPPVPRVAVPTGEHLDGLAPGWADAFRAVVARLATAGIEVIETDISPLLEAATLLYDGAFVAERYAAVGSHLEANRDLIGTDLDPTVAEIVLAGASAGAAEWARDVARLARLGAAGREALTGCSALLTPTTTGHPTLAEVAADPVGANARLGRYTNFANLLDMASLAVPAGQVGGLPFGVMLTGAAGSDRTLAALGHTLLSPAVDLFVVGAHLSGMPLNHQLVEAGATLLRRVSTSADYRLFALETEPPKPGLVRVGGPATGVRIEGELWRVPAAGFGTFVGGVPAPMAIGKVTLEDGSSVSGFLVEPIAVESAADISSHGGWRRYRSEQGL, encoded by the coding sequence TTGATCCACTCGCTTCCCGGCGGCGCGGTCGACCGCGCCGCCGACGCACTCGACCGGATCGAGGCGTCCGACCGGCCGGAGATCTGGATCTCGCTGCGTACGCGAGACGACCTGCTCGAGGAGGCCGCCGCGATCGACGCGAAGGTGGCCGGCGGGGAGATCCTTCCCCTCGCCGGCCGTCTGCTGGCGGTCAAGGACAACATCGACGTCCGGGGCCTGTCGACGACCGCCGGAGCGCCGTCGTACGCCTACTCACCGTCTGCCGATGCCACCGCTGTCGCCCGGCTGCGTGCGGCCGGTGCGCTGGTGGTGGGGAAGACGAACCTGGACCAGTTCGCGACCGGCCTGGTCGGCACCCGCAGCCCGTACGGCGCGGTCCGCAACGCCTGGGACCCGACCCGGATCTCGGGTGGGTCCTCGTCGGGCTCGGCGGTCGCGGTCGCCCTCGGCCTGGTCGACCTCGCGCTCGGGACCGACACCGCGGGCTCCGGACGGGTGCCGGCCGCGCTCAACGGCATCGTCGGGGTGAAGCCGTCGCGCGGGCTGGTGCCGGTCACCGGTGTCGTACCCGCCTGCTACACGCTCGACTGCGTCACCGTCTTCGCCCGGGATCTCGGGTCCGCGCGGGCGGCCGCGGAGCTGATGGCCGGGCCCGACCCGACCGACCCGTTGTCGCGTACGTTGCCGGCGGATGCCGGCCTGCCGCCGGTGCCGCGGGTGGCGGTGCCGACCGGCGAGCACCTCGACGGGCTCGCCCCGGGCTGGGCCGACGCCTTCCGGGCCGTGGTCGCGCGCCTGGCCACGGCCGGGATCGAGGTCATCGAGACCGACATCTCGCCGCTGCTCGAGGCCGCCACGCTGCTCTACGACGGCGCCTTCGTCGCCGAGAGGTACGCCGCGGTCGGCTCCCACCTCGAGGCCAACCGCGACCTCATCGGGACCGACCTCGACCCGACGGTCGCCGAGATCGTCCTGGCCGGGGCATCGGCCGGCGCGGCCGAGTGGGCGCGCGACGTCGCCCGGCTGGCGCGCCTCGGTGCCGCGGGACGCGAGGCTCTCACCGGCTGCTCGGCGCTGCTGACACCGACCACGACCGGGCATCCCACGCTGGCCGAGGTGGCCGCGGATCCCGTGGGCGCCAACGCGCGCCTGGGCCGCTACACGAACTTCGCGAACCTCCTCGACATGGCCTCGCTCGCGGTCCCGGCCGGCCAGGTCGGCGGGCTGCCCTTCGGGGTGATGCTGACCGGAGCGGCCGGGAGCGACCGCACCCTGGCCGCGCTGGGCCACACGCTCCTCAGCCCCGCCGTCGATCTCTTCGTCGTCGGTGCGCACCTGTCGGGGATGCCGCTCAACCACCAGCTGGTCGAAGCCGGTGCGACGCTGCTGCGCCGGGTGTCGACCTCGGCCGACTACCGGCTCTTCGCCCTGGAGACGGAGCCGCCGAAGCCCGGCCTGGTCCGCGTCGGTGGTCCCGCGACCGGGGTGCGGATCGAGGGCGAGCTCTGGCGCGTCCCGGCCGCGGGCTTCGGGACGTTCGTGGGTGGCGTACCTGCTCCGATGGCGATCGGAAAGGTGACGTTGGAGGACGGCTCCTCGGTTTCGGGATTTCTGGTGGAGCCGATCGCGGTCGAAAGCGCCGCTGATATCTCATCGCATGGTGGCTGGCGCCGTTACCGGTCTGAGCAGGGCCTTTAA
- a CDS encoding TetR/AcrR family transcriptional regulator — protein sequence MTTRRSRPGRPRHVPDSGTASPRDQILDAAARLFVSQGFAATSTREIADQVGIRQASLYYHFAGKDEILVELLRKSVRPTTDKVEKILNQVPPLDYETALYLLVLIDVRTLADVEHNVGMLYMLPDVTNGEVYTEFRKEHQELAAAYADLASKVASEKVLEGVSLKQLGNMLIQQVEGVINMRAEMITENTVRRISCPEAWAIASSCLRMCGVSQEKIQAANAVAVDMLDDFLEDRVRELA from the coding sequence ATGACAACTAGGCGTTCTCGGCCCGGCCGCCCCAGGCATGTGCCCGATTCGGGTACTGCCTCACCACGTGACCAGATCCTCGATGCTGCTGCGCGACTCTTCGTGTCCCAGGGCTTCGCGGCGACGTCCACCCGCGAGATCGCCGACCAGGTCGGCATCCGTCAGGCCTCTCTCTACTACCACTTCGCAGGCAAGGACGAGATCCTCGTCGAGCTGCTCCGTAAGTCGGTCCGACCGACCACGGACAAGGTCGAGAAGATCCTCAACCAGGTGCCACCGCTCGATTACGAGACCGCTCTTTATCTGCTGGTTCTCATCGACGTACGCACCCTTGCCGATGTCGAGCACAACGTCGGCATGCTCTACATGCTGCCGGACGTGACCAACGGCGAGGTCTACACCGAGTTCCGCAAGGAGCACCAGGAGCTGGCTGCTGCCTATGCCGATCTCGCCAGCAAGGTGGCCTCGGAGAAGGTGCTGGAAGGCGTCAGCCTGAAGCAGCTGGGCAACATGCTCATCCAGCAGGTCGAAGGCGTCATCAACATGCGCGCCGAGATGATCACCGAGAACACGGTTCGCAGGATCTCGTGCCCGGAGGCCTGGGCGATCGCGTCCTCGTGCCTGCGGATGTGTGGCGTCAGCCAGGAGAAGATCCAAGCCGCGAACGCGGTCGCCGTGGACATGCTCGACGACTTCCTCGAGGACAGGGTTCGCGAGCTCGCCTGA